TAccctattttaaaaaattattaatttggtaGTCATTTGACAAAAAATCcttaataatatgacaattacaccCCTGATAGTATTAGCATTAGCATGCTACTTTGGAGATGACCTCATTCGCATTAGCATACTGTAAAACAAGCCCTAATAAACGTAGCAGCATTCTAACGTTTGGAGATGACGTTGTTTTACAGTACTAGGGGGTTGTTCATTAGCATGCGAGATGGTGTAAAACTTCAGCCAATTATAGTAGCAGCTGAAGTTGTTTTacgttgaagctaaaacttcatgttAATGTATGATGAAGTTATTTATCCTGCATTcaacagttttgtcatgagttttatccaaaacttcagtctaaatatgctgaagttatttagttcatttgctaaaatttcagtttaaacatgttgaaattatttagttcatttgctaaaactttagtttaaacatgttgaagttatttagttcatttgctgaAACTTTAGtttaaacatgcttaagtttttgtcttgcaatatgtaattttctaatgagtttttgttaatgcatgctgaaattatttagttcatttgctaaaatttcatacaaaatatgcttaagttatttagttcatttgctaaaatttcagactaaacatgcttaaattatttagttcatttgctaaaatttcagactaaatatgctgaagttatttagttcatttgcgaaaacttcagactaaacatgcttaagtttttttcTTGTAATATGTAATTTTcgaatgagtttttgctaatgcatgctgaagttatttagttcatttgataaaatttcagactaaacatgcttaagttatttagttcatttgctaaaattttagacttattatgcttaagttatttagttcatttactaaaatttcagactaaacatgcttaaggttatttagttcatttgctaaaacttcatgccaaaacatgctgaagtgttgtcctgcagtctacagttttgtcaataGTCCTGAAGGgcaaaatcatctttttaaaatgcttttaacaaaaaaatgggTACGGATACAAACGAAAAAACAAAACGGGTATAAGTTGAaagggggcgaccaaatagggcgccccatgcaattttCACCAGGTGTACCGGACAATAGCCTTTGGGCCTTGACCCACAGGCCACGACATACGAGAATCAATTGTTTGCCCATGTTTTCCGCCTATGGAAATGTTCGCTACTGGGCCTAATTTGTCACTTAGTTTCGCGTGAGATCCAAATTCCATATTTTACCTGTGCTAGGCACGTTCCTATAAGAACATCTAAAAGGTAAATGTAAAATCATCGAAAATTTACATCTTTAAGTAAATAAAGAATACAGTAAACTTTATATTCTAAAAAATAAGAACAGTATGTTGGATAAAGATATTGTAGTTTTCCctgaaaataaaatttgtaaagaaaaaatgGAAGGATTTTAAGTTTAAATGTGGAATTGATCTTCTTACCCGATAGTTCCTTGTAATGATGCTTATTATAAGCTGCAACTTATGtaactgttttttttttaatgttggATTTAAGTTATAAACAGACATCGTAATAATTCTTTGTACGTCGTTAGTGTAGTTTAAGTATATGATTTATTATTAGTCTTCTTATTATGCTAGGAAGAACCTTAAATGTGTGAAATAATGTTGATATATGAAGTTGTTTTGCATGGTTGTCATTCAATCGACTTCTATTTTCGTTCTATGAGGTATGTTAGATTTGAGCTTTAATCTGTTTTAGCAAGTTCAAGTGTTATATAGTACTGCAACTTAATGACATACTACCGATCTCAACTCAATGACATACTACCGATCTCAACTCAATGACATACTACCTCTTAAATTTGTTACTCTATCTCTCAATTTTGATACCTTTTTTTCTTTGTATATGTGTATACGGGCCTCTTAACTCCATTATCAATAATCAaactaaacaacaacaataacaacatatcgAGTGTCATCCCACGTAGTGAGATACGGGGAAGATAATGTATACGCAAACTTTACTCCTACATTGTGgaggtagagagattgtttctaatagaccctcgactcaaagaAAGCATAAGCACAATAGTAATGGTAAGGAAAAACGATACTGTAAAAGTCATAAAAATGAAGCGataacaacaacaatgataaGTTATGCAcattttgttttgatgatttaacaaacttaATATGAGAACCATATAGGAACCTGATACAACTAGCCTCTCCGCGTTCAGAATAACAAGTTAATGCCTGGCACAAGTTTTAATGAAATCAGTTAAGGGAACAGATATATATCAGCTCCTCCAGTCACAGTATAAGTCAACTCTTACATCTTGTTAAAGTTGATGCACTGCACATGCAACAATATAACAGCATTGTTGAAGCATGCTGTGTACCGGGCACTCCCTTGTATCATCTTTGATGACCACACTTATATATTACCAACATGAGGTAAGGGATTACCCACACTTGCAAAACCTAAAACATATTTATGTGCAgccacttgaagaacaaaaacatcAACATAACGAAGAAGGACCAGATCCCAGCATTGATTACATCGTGTATCCTTAGTATTGTTGTGTCTTTACTTATGTTATTCACTTGTAACTCCTATTCAACATATTTAGAAGCATTTCGTATGACACTTTATAAATCATAAACCTTGTATTTGtgttgactagagttagtcaagtggttagctttgtaatagagttattacaaaggaACTTGCAATATAATTATTGTAAGTGAGTAAGGGATTAatagtttaattcctaggttacaatatgttgtaatctaaagttgctcAGTTTATGAGGTTAAAATCCGACGAGtctaggtcgtggtttttaattcCGTGAGTTGGGAGTTTTATACGTAAATATTGTTGTGTTATTTGCCTACTGCTGTGTATTCTGTGGGAACTGATAAAGAACCAGGTTTTCTATACAGTTTGATGGACTCTTAGTTTACATGAAACAAGATAATAAGAAGACagggaaaaaaataataaaaggtaGTAATAGGAACCTAAGAATAAGAAAATACGAGAATACATATTAATACTACTGGTATGAAAAAGAAGAAACTCAGACTACCCACTAACCTCTTGCCCTAATTTTCGACCTTCACTCGACAATCAAACTACAACTTTTAAATAAATCGTATCTCCTTGCCGTGATGTTCATAAGTTATACTAGCTTATCTAACTCACAATCTAACTTATATTTTTTGATTGAGATTCCTCTCTTCTTTTGGTGCCTCTAAACTCAATTATCAATTAAGTAGTTAATTATACTAACTAAAGGAGAAAAGGACAAAGATAATCAATCAACTCCTTTTTTTCATCCACCAAATCGAAACTCCATCATGAATTATCTTTAATTATTTGTGTAATTTTCATCGCATACAGTTTGGTTGTTCCAAACTGCACCCTACTCTTATTTTAAATCTatgttttcttttgcttttcccTCCAAATTCGTATCTATAAACTGATCTTCTACCCCACAATCCATTagtcaatattttaaaattaaaaaattgcaTGTCTTCTGATTGACATGCCAAGTTACTTTATCAAAGTCttcccgaaattactaaaatattcaaacatcaaaCTATAGCATGAAAGTAAAGATCAACCACTACTTCCTATCAATTTTGAAATTCTCCAATAACaacaaaagataaaaaagaagaagaattatgTAAAGATATGTGCGTGGACTTCAGCGTCTTGATCAGCACTTTAGTCAAAAGTATCATCTacaagaaaaacagaaaaaataaaacgtaaaaaaaagaaggaaagttgGAAGTGGTAGTAGTATAGTTAGAGGCGAAGccagtattttaaaattataaatttaaaattttaattcttttaagttattgaattttaaaagttatatacatatttaataaatttattaatataaatacaaggtttggacaattaattatatataatacACTACAAGAAAATCACTTAAACAGAAAAATCTGTTGCTAATATCATTTAGGAACGGATTAGAGACGgattatcaaaaatactaatagCTAGTTACGAGCGATTTAGCGACAGATTAACGACGAAATACATActtaaatccaattttttttttttaaaatgtgcaATACGCAAGCTACGTGACTGTAGTAGGAAGAATAATAGAGTAGATTAGTTTTGCAGCATTTCCCATGAAACATGTAACACATATAGTAGGTTTTAGGTCAGGAATAAGTCTAATAACCAGAATCCAAGAGAAGGGAATTAATTGGTACAGACTAACATAGATCTGATGTCTTTGTTCTTTTCTCTTTCCCGAtacataaggaaagaaagaaagaaaaggaacaaATTAAAGTAGAAACTTAAGCATGCAGATGCAAGTAAAAAGATGACGAAAATGAGAAGAGTCAGATCATAAAAAAGAATATTCTTGTGCAGCTAAGCCTTCATTTAATTCATCTCATGCCTTCTGGGTGCAATGGGAAGAGTTCAAGAGTCCTATCACCATTATCCTCTCTACAGtttctcttttcctcttcctCCAAATATTCAAATGTCCAACCTCTGCATTTTCGCTTGTATGGACTATCTTCCTCCCTCACTACTTCTCCCTATAAGAATAGAAAATTCATTAACCATTAGAATTTTTACTATTACTTAAAAGATAATTacatataattatttaattatataaaaaatgaTAACGACATGCTAAAACACGTCAAAATAGACTGATAGTAGACCAATAGTGTATATTTTTTTACGATGACAATCCATATAACTccataattaaatattttaacttaTGGCTTATAGTTCGAAGGTGAAGCATTGCATTAGGTATGCCTTATGCAACGGGCtaacttttttatttattatgtacTGATAGTGTAGAAAAAATTATACAGCAGAAGTCTGAGGAAAGTAAGGAGATGAGACGTACCCTAGTGTCAAATGACAAAGGACTAGTGACAATGGCTGGAGGTGTTCTTGGACTTTGGCTAAGACCAAGACTATTGCGCTTCTGCTTTTGTCTCTCACGAGCTTTGTGGTTTTGAAACCAGTAGAACACGTTTTTCCCTTCTATTTTCCCATATTTCCCTAGCTGTACTGTGATTTGTTCGATTTGCTGGGCATTGGGTGTGCGCATCCCACCTCTATACAGCATTTCCAGTATTCCTATCTGTTCTTGTGTCGGATTCCACCTTGTACCTCCCGGGTGCGATTCCACCTACATAACATGTTAAAAAAGTTTAAGTTTtgtgcaacaacaacaatgacccaGTGCTATTCCTATAAGTGAGGTCTGGGAAGGGGAGGGTGTATGACAGCCTTCTGTTTCCAAGAGACCCTCagctaaaaaaaaaaatgaaagaagcaCTAATAGCTAAGTAATAATAGTACAAGATATTTAGAAAACTGAGATTAACCTAGCAAAATAAAAGATGAAGTTCTTTGCACCAATAGTAATTAAAAAATGCAAGTGCGATAACTTGTTTATAATTGATCAAATTACGAAAATGTAAAATTTCTTTATACTGtcagtttacaacaacaacatacccagtaaaatctcattagtgtgtatgggaagagtagagtgtacgcagactttacccctaccctgaaaAGGATAGAGATGCTGTTTCCGGGAGACTCTCGACTCCCGCAACTTAAAAACCCTATTTAATTAAGATTGCTAAAAACTTGAGAAACACTTAAAAATGTGTTCCATTTCCCAGCTAGAGAAACATGTTAGAATCCCACCATTATATTTCCTTGTTCAAAGTCATAGGGATTATATAGTATAGCTGGCAAGTGATACGTATGTATATGATAGTAAATTACCTGAGAGGAGTCTTTCTTGTCGTCGTTGAATGAATTTTTTCCAGGGCTAGTGCTACTTTCAGGTCTAATGAAGCTCTTAAGATCGAAAGGAGGAGTGACAATATTAGGATCATTTGTGGAGGTTGAGAGCTTAGGAGCAAGAGGTCGCAAACGTTTACAACCAAGTGTAAGTGAAGGAGCAGCTGAATCATGCTCTAAGATTAATCCACGTGTGAACTGATGCACCTTCATGCTTAAGCTTCCTGATGATGATCCCATGTACATTGGAGGGTTGGAATTTTTAAACATTGATGACAGAGGAGCCTCCATTATATACAAGTGAAATCACTATTAATAAAAGCATAGGTGGACCAGAATTTGCTACAATTGCGTTTAACTAAAATCTGTTATGTATATATCACTTTTTTTTAAagacatatacatatacatgtgaCATTATGCATAACTTTCCGGGTGACCCGATGATCCCGTTTTACAAGATAGGTCCGCCTCTTAATAAAAGGTGGAGTATAACTGATACACATTGACATTGTAAACGAGTTTTTATACTATCATGtcaactaaaagaaaataataattcataataagtgaaattatgaaaaaaaataaaagagacaacttattacataattttaaagtgtattgatagtgtaaaaatttatttatacGACTTAGTGTATATTAGTAAAAAGGGGTGggaaaaaaacaataaaagaaagtgGGAAATGAGGTGGGTGCCAAGAAGAACCAAGACCAAATGATGAGGTGAGGTTGACTTATGATTTCCATTTTAAAAAGCAAGAAAAAAAGTGGATCTAGATAGCTAGAGAGAGGGG
The nucleotide sequence above comes from Nicotiana tabacum cultivar K326 chromosome 12, ASM71507v2, whole genome shotgun sequence. Encoded proteins:
- the LOC107807534 gene encoding WUSCHEL-related homeobox 4, yielding MEAPLSSMFKNSNPPMYMGSSSGSLSMKVHQFTRGLILEHDSAAPSLTLGCKRLRPLAPKLSTSTNDPNIVTPPFDLKSFIRPESSTSPGKNSFNDDKKDSSQVESHPGGTRWNPTQEQIGILEMLYRGGMRTPNAQQIEQITVQLGKYGKIEGKNVFYWFQNHKARERQKQKRNSLGLSQSPRTPPAIVTSPLSFDTRGEVVREEDSPYKRKCRGWTFEYLEEEEKRNCREDNGDRTLELFPLHPEGMR